In Dermacentor albipictus isolate Rhodes 1998 colony chromosome 6, USDA_Dalb.pri_finalv2, whole genome shotgun sequence, the following proteins share a genomic window:
- the LOC135906885 gene encoding uncharacterized protein: MRLKQEHSVSSTFPATVPTDRPHRPSQPTDPTDRPTRPTDQPDRLTRPSDPTRPTDPTDPTRPTDPTDRPTRPTRPTDRPNDPTDSDPPDPTRPTDRPTDRPTDRPTDQPTNQPTNQPTNQPTNQPTNQPTNQPTQPTNPTTNQTKPTNQPNQPTNTPTKQPIQPTNPTNQPTNPTQPNRPTDRPTDRPTD; encoded by the exons CGACCGTCCCAACCGACAGACCCCACCGACCGTCCCAACCGACCgacccgaccgaccgaccgacccgaccgaccgaccaacccgACCGACTGACCCGACCGAGCGACCCGACCCGACCGACCGACCCGACCGACCCGACGCGACCGACCgacccgaccgaccgaccgacccgaCCGACCCGACCCACCGACCGACCAAACGACccgaccgact ccgacccgCCCGACCCgacccgaccgaccgaccgaccgaccgaccgaccgaccgaccgaccgaccgaccaaccaaccaaccaaccaaccaaccaaccaaccaaccaaccaaccaaccaaccaaccaaccaaccaaccaaccaaccaacccaACCAACCAACCCAACGACCAACCAAAccaaaccaaccaaccaacccaaccaaccaaccaacaccCCAACCAAACAACCAATCCAACCAACCAacccaaccaaccaaccaaccaacccaacccaacccaaccgaccgaccgaccgaccgaccgaccgaccgaccgac